The proteins below come from a single Chryseobacterium nepalense genomic window:
- the panB gene encoding 3-methyl-2-oxobutanoate hydroxymethyltransferase: MSVHSEIKKVTTETLRKMKFDKEKITMLTAYDYTTAKMVDAGGIDAVLIGDSAANVMAGFETTLPITLDQMIYHSQSVVRGTDRALVVADLPFGTYQSNPEKALESAVRMMKEGGAHAVKIEGGKEISKSIKKIINAGIPVMGHLGLTPQSIYKFGTYKVRAKEEAEAEKLIADAQLLEELGCFAVVLEKIPADLAKKVTESISIPTIGIGAGAHCDGQVLVYHDMVGMNKGFSPKFLRRYLDLYTEITGAVEQYVKDVKSQNFPNESESY, encoded by the coding sequence ATGTCTGTTCATTCTGAAATTAAGAAAGTTACAACGGAAACCTTGCGCAAAATGAAATTTGACAAGGAAAAAATAACCATGCTTACAGCATACGATTATACCACAGCAAAAATGGTGGATGCCGGAGGGATTGATGCGGTTCTTATAGGCGATTCTGCTGCCAATGTCATGGCGGGCTTTGAAACCACACTTCCCATTACGCTGGATCAGATGATTTATCATTCTCAAAGTGTGGTAAGAGGTACAGACAGGGCATTGGTGGTTGCCGATCTGCCTTTCGGAACCTATCAGAGCAACCCGGAAAAAGCTCTGGAATCTGCAGTTAGAATGATGAAAGAAGGAGGAGCACATGCCGTAAAAATTGAAGGAGGAAAAGAAATCTCAAAATCAATTAAAAAAATTATCAATGCAGGTATTCCTGTGATGGGGCATTTAGGTTTAACACCTCAGTCTATCTATAAATTCGGAACCTATAAAGTAAGAGCAAAAGAAGAAGCTGAAGCAGAAAAATTAATTGCGGATGCGCAATTGCTTGAGGAATTGGGATGCTTTGCAGTGGTTTTAGAAAAAATTCCTGCGGATTTAGCCAAAAAAGTAACGGAATCGATCTCTATTCCTACCATTGGAATAGGAGCAGGAGCGCATTGCGACGGGCAGGTCTTGGTCTACCATGATATGGTTGGAATGAACAAAGGTTTCAGTCCTAAATTTTTAAGAAGATATCTTGATCTTTATACCGAAATTACAGGTGCTGTGGAGCAATACGTGAAAGATGTGAAAAGTCAGAATTTCCCTAACGAAAGTGAAAGTTATTAA
- the ccoS gene encoding cbb3-type cytochrome oxidase assembly protein CcoS produces MDILYLMILCSVSLAAVFLVVFIVYARKGQFEDDESPAVRILFDSDEIREKEEPGSNENDDEKGESKKIEEKSE; encoded by the coding sequence ATGGATATTCTATATTTAATGATCCTATGCAGTGTTTCTTTGGCTGCAGTTTTCCTGGTCGTGTTTATAGTGTATGCCAGAAAAGGACAGTTTGAGGATGATGAATCCCCGGCTGTAAGAATTCTTTTCGACTCTGATGAAATCAGGGAAAAAGAAGAGCCTGGCAGCAATGAAAACGATGATGAAAAAGGAGAAAGTAAAAAAATTGAAGAAAAAAGTGAATAG
- a CDS encoding Crp/Fnr family transcriptional regulator, producing MSQEQQIAIEERFARVFNDKSFKERLSSADFEKYLNAKKKFTFQKHDTIFEDGETPKGVFVLEKGAAKLSKSGAFGKDQILRFIKEGDIIGYRSLLCGENFQAKAEAMTDIEATFLPADVFMYLLEIDSQLSFVMLQKISYELGESSNTITFLAQKTVRERLAEILLLLEQKLGVDPEGFIKISLTREEIANIIGTATESAIRLISEFKGDNLIEVDGRNIKILNHDKLMKLGHVVL from the coding sequence ATGTCGCAGGAACAACAGATTGCCATCGAAGAAAGGTTCGCCAGAGTTTTTAATGATAAATCATTTAAAGAGAGACTTTCCAGTGCTGATTTTGAAAAATATCTCAACGCCAAAAAGAAGTTTACTTTCCAGAAGCATGATACGATTTTTGAGGACGGAGAAACTCCCAAGGGAGTGTTTGTTTTAGAAAAAGGAGCAGCGAAATTATCAAAATCGGGAGCATTCGGAAAAGACCAGATCTTAAGATTTATTAAAGAAGGTGATATCATCGGTTATCGTTCTTTGCTTTGTGGAGAAAACTTCCAGGCAAAAGCTGAAGCCATGACTGATATTGAGGCTACTTTTCTGCCTGCAGATGTTTTTATGTATCTTCTTGAAATAGATTCTCAATTATCTTTTGTTATGCTTCAGAAGATTTCCTATGAATTGGGCGAGTCTTCTAATACGATTACCTTCCTTGCACAGAAAACGGTGAGGGAGAGACTTGCGGAAATCTTACTTCTTCTGGAACAGAAATTAGGTGTAGATCCTGAAGGTTTTATCAAAATTTCGTTAACAAGGGAAGAAATCGCCAACATTATAGGTACGGCTACCGAAAGTGCCATCCGTCTTATTTCCGAATTTAAAGGAGATAATCTCATTGAAGTAGACGGAAGAAATATCAAGATTCTCAACCACGACAAATTAATGAAACTCGGTCACGTAGTTTTATAA
- the thiS gene encoding sulfur carrier protein ThiS: MELIINHTVRNFEILPQTLEALLAIEIPHKRKGIAVALNNRIIPQSSWPETFLNDKDSILIITATQGG; this comes from the coding sequence ATGGAACTCATAATCAACCACACTGTAAGAAATTTTGAAATACTTCCCCAAACACTGGAAGCATTACTTGCTATAGAGATTCCCCACAAAAGAAAAGGAATTGCCGTAGCACTTAATAACCGCATTATTCCGCAGTCATCCTGGCCGGAAACATTCCTCAACGATAAAGATTCAATTTTAATTATCACTGCCACACAGGGCGGTTAA
- a CDS encoding heavy metal translocating P-type ATPase — MSENCFHCGQGIEKERILFDEKTFCCNGCKSVYEILNANNLNNFYELNKRAGIRPGDENSGQFDYLDTPEIFEKVTDFSEGNTSLITFKIPVIHCSSCIWLLESLHTLNKNIKYSQVNFTRKTLQVSFNHNELKLSELANFLTNLGYKPVISLETADKNVEHLDKSLLVKFAIAAFAFGNGMFLAFPEYIGGEDYWMEHYKGLFRALMCLLAIPVVVYSASDYYKSAWYGLKNKIVNIDVPIVLGIIVLFGRSLYEVATDYGPGYFDTLCGLLFFMLLGKIFQKRTYSALSYDRDYKSFYPIAVTKVDFDGKQDNILLSEIKIGDRILVRNQEIIPVDAILINGDGNIDNSFITGESATISKQPGDKIFAGGKQIGSSLELEVIKNVDQSYLTQLWNKEAFKKHETGLDTLTNKVSKYFTFIILGIALISGIYWYFIDLNKMFQVISAILIIACPCALALSAPFTFGHIMRILGRNKFYVKDTITIEKIAKLDTIVFDKTGTITHRKKSNITYEGAEIQEFDLLNIKTLLKNSNHPLSKSLYDFIEVNDDYYQVEHFREISGKGYEALVRGNLYKIGSARYNNQESKNLETAVYISKNNEFIGKFIFKNEYRENLKNLFKKLAGYHVFILSGDNASEENQLKELIPASKGMAFNQSPEDKLNYIKNLQDQNFKVAMLGDGLNDAGALKQSNVGIAIADDTNSFTPSSDVIMDGEKVVLLDKYLNVCKGSMTIVKMTFIISFLYNVVGLSYAVTGHMHPLFAALIMPASSITVVSFTTLSTWILGRKYFRKNA, encoded by the coding sequence GTGAGCGAGAACTGTTTTCATTGTGGCCAAGGTATCGAAAAAGAAAGAATTTTATTTGATGAAAAGACTTTCTGCTGTAACGGTTGTAAATCGGTCTATGAAATTCTAAATGCTAATAATTTAAACAATTTTTACGAGCTTAATAAAAGAGCAGGAATTCGCCCCGGTGATGAAAATTCCGGGCAGTTCGATTATCTAGACACCCCGGAAATCTTTGAAAAGGTGACTGATTTTTCTGAAGGAAACACCAGTCTCATCACTTTTAAAATTCCAGTAATCCACTGTTCTTCATGCATCTGGTTATTGGAAAGCCTTCATACATTAAACAAAAACATTAAATATTCGCAGGTTAATTTCACCAGAAAGACGCTGCAGGTTTCATTCAATCATAATGAATTAAAACTAAGCGAATTAGCTAATTTCCTCACCAATCTGGGCTATAAGCCGGTTATCAGTCTTGAAACTGCGGATAAAAATGTTGAACATCTTGACAAATCACTTCTGGTAAAATTTGCTATTGCTGCTTTTGCTTTCGGAAACGGAATGTTCCTTGCTTTTCCGGAATATATCGGCGGTGAAGATTACTGGATGGAGCATTACAAAGGACTTTTCCGCGCACTAATGTGTCTGCTGGCAATTCCGGTGGTAGTATATTCGGCTTCAGATTACTATAAATCTGCCTGGTACGGACTGAAAAATAAGATCGTAAATATTGATGTTCCCATCGTCCTGGGAATTATCGTACTCTTCGGACGGAGCCTCTATGAAGTGGCAACCGACTATGGTCCTGGATATTTTGATACCCTGTGCGGACTTTTATTCTTCATGCTTCTTGGTAAAATTTTCCAGAAACGAACCTACAGCGCACTTTCTTACGACCGGGATTATAAATCGTTTTATCCTATTGCCGTTACAAAAGTTGATTTTGACGGAAAGCAGGACAATATTCTGCTTTCGGAAATTAAAATCGGAGACCGTATTTTAGTAAGAAATCAGGAAATCATTCCGGTGGATGCCATCCTCATAAATGGCGACGGAAATATAGACAACAGTTTTATTACGGGTGAGAGCGCTACCATAAGCAAGCAACCTGGAGATAAAATTTTCGCAGGCGGAAAACAGATTGGTTCTTCTCTTGAACTCGAAGTGATCAAGAATGTTGACCAGAGTTACCTTACCCAGCTTTGGAACAAAGAAGCTTTTAAAAAACACGAAACCGGGCTTGACACCCTAACGAACAAGGTCAGTAAGTATTTCACTTTCATTATTTTAGGCATTGCCTTAATCTCCGGAATTTACTGGTATTTTATTGATCTTAATAAAATGTTCCAAGTAATTTCCGCCATTCTGATTATTGCCTGCCCTTGTGCCCTTGCCCTGTCCGCGCCTTTTACTTTCGGACATATCATGAGGATTTTAGGACGAAATAAATTCTATGTAAAAGACACGATCACCATCGAGAAAATTGCTAAACTTGATACGATTGTTTTTGATAAGACAGGAACCATCACCCACAGAAAAAAATCCAATATTACTTACGAGGGAGCAGAGATTCAAGAATTTGATTTACTGAATATAAAAACGCTTTTAAAGAACTCCAATCACCCCCTATCAAAATCGCTGTATGATTTTATTGAAGTAAATGATGACTACTATCAGGTAGAACATTTCAGAGAGATTTCAGGGAAAGGATATGAAGCGCTGGTGAGAGGCAATCTCTATAAAATCGGTTCAGCCAGGTACAATAATCAGGAGTCAAAAAATCTGGAAACAGCAGTGTATATCAGCAAAAACAATGAGTTTATCGGTAAATTCATTTTTAAAAATGAATACCGCGAAAATCTAAAAAATCTCTTTAAAAAACTTGCCGGATACCACGTTTTCATTCTTAGTGGCGATAATGCTTCAGAAGAAAACCAACTTAAAGAACTGATTCCTGCATCCAAAGGAATGGCGTTTAACCAAAGTCCCGAAGACAAGCTGAATTACATCAAAAACCTTCAGGATCAAAACTTTAAAGTAGCGATGCTTGGAGATGGACTTAACGATGCCGGAGCATTAAAGCAAAGTAATGTAGGAATAGCGATTGCAGACGACACCAACAGCTTTACCCCTTCTTCCGATGTCATTATGGACGGTGAAAAAGTGGTACTTCTCGATAAATACCTGAATGTCTGCAAGGGTTCGATGACGATTGTGAAGATGACATTCATAATCAGTTTTCTTTACAATGTTGTCGGCTTAAGTTACGCAGTTACAGGACATATGCATCCTCTTTTCGCCGCTTTGATCATGCCGGCAAGCTCCATTACAGTTGTTTCATTCACTACTCTTTCAACCTGGATACTGGGCAGAAAATATTTCAGAAAAAACGCTTAA
- a CDS encoding RluA family pseudouridine synthase: protein MEEQIVYEDNHLLVINKKVGQLVQGDKTGDDSLLELIKNFIKKRDDKPGNVFLGLVHRIDRPTSGLVIYAKTSKALSRLTQMVKNREIKKTYWAVVTKEMIPQSQRLIHFLKKNEKNNKAIVFPKATEGAKEAILTYHIIKNLDNYFLLEIDLETGRHHQIRAQLSKIGAPIKGDLKYGAARSNPDGGINLHARKLEFIHPVTKENIEITAPVPQNDAVWRACEE from the coding sequence ATGGAGGAACAGATTGTGTATGAAGACAACCATCTTCTGGTGATCAATAAAAAAGTAGGGCAGCTGGTACAGGGCGATAAAACCGGAGATGATTCTTTACTGGAACTGATTAAAAATTTTATCAAAAAAAGAGATGACAAACCAGGGAATGTATTTCTTGGTCTGGTTCACCGTATCGACAGGCCCACATCGGGTCTGGTGATTTATGCCAAAACTTCCAAAGCTTTGTCCCGGCTCACGCAAATGGTAAAAAACCGGGAAATTAAAAAAACATACTGGGCTGTTGTTACCAAAGAGATGATTCCGCAGTCCCAGAGGTTGATTCATTTTTTAAAGAAAAACGAAAAAAATAATAAAGCCATCGTTTTCCCGAAAGCCACTGAAGGTGCAAAAGAAGCAATTCTTACTTATCATATCATCAAAAATCTGGATAATTATTTTCTTCTGGAAATAGACCTGGAAACGGGAAGGCATCACCAGATCAGGGCCCAGCTTTCAAAAATCGGGGCTCCTATTAAAGGTGATCTTAAATATGGTGCAGCACGTTCCAATCCTGATGGAGGAATAAACCTTCACGCCCGAAAACTGGAATTTATTCATCCCGTTACCAAAGAAAATATTGAAATCACGGCTCCCGTTCCGCAGAATGACGCAGTCTGGAGAGCATGCGAAGAATAG
- a CDS encoding glycoside hydrolase family 19 protein, translating into MLTLGQLKEATCSKSAYASQFLPYVIATCDKFSINTPSRMLNFLAQVGHESGGLFYTEELASGSAYEGRKDLGNTQKGDGVRFKGRGLIQITGKANYKAVSLALGTDFVANPTFLGGKNVTKCNAIQLKNAAESAGWFWNSRNLNALADQIDITKNIDTGNNLVVFKKITKAINGGYNGLPDRLNRYKAGLTYFL; encoded by the coding sequence ATGCTTACACTTGGACAACTTAAAGAGGCAACCTGCTCAAAATCTGCTTACGCTTCGCAATTCTTACCGTATGTTATAGCAACATGCGATAAGTTTTCCATCAATACCCCTTCCCGAATGCTGAATTTTTTGGCACAGGTAGGTCACGAAAGCGGCGGACTGTTTTACACCGAAGAACTTGCCAGCGGAAGCGCATACGAGGGAAGAAAAGATCTGGGAAATACTCAGAAAGGAGATGGGGTAAGATTCAAAGGAAGAGGGCTTATTCAAATTACCGGAAAAGCCAATTATAAAGCGGTTTCACTTGCTTTAGGAACGGATTTTGTGGCAAATCCCACATTTTTAGGAGGTAAAAATGTTACGAAATGTAATGCTATTCAGCTTAAAAATGCAGCAGAAAGTGCTGGCTGGTTCTGGAATAGCAGAAATCTCAATGCATTGGCAGATCAGATTGATATTACCAAAAATATTGATACGGGCAACAACCTTGTTGTTTTTAAAAAGATTACCAAAGCCATTAACGGAGGATACAACGGTCTGCCCGACAGACTAAATCGTTATAAAGCAGGATTAACTTATTTTCTTTAA